In the genome of Anabaena cylindrica PCC 7122, the window GGTCAACTGTTTAGCACAAAAGTTAAATTTGCGAATCACCGACGCTGAAATCAAGCGTATTAAAGAAGAAAGTAGCTTTCCACCAGGTTTACAGTTAGGGGGAATAGCTAAGTCATTAGAAACTATTAAGGATGAAGATCGTCAGATTCAATCTGTTACCTGACGCAAAACCATTCCTGTTTTCACAACTCCCACACCAGTTGCTTCTCCGACTAAACCCTTCCGATTGAGTAGCGTTACCTTTCCTGTGCCATTCACCACCTTAAACTCCGTTCCTTGATCAAGTACAGCTAAATTTGCACCACCCAACCACAGACTAACCCGATTATCGGCAACTGCTGTGACGACAGCATTACCAGTTGGGGCAGGATTATTGACAAAAAACAGCGGTTGAGATTTGTAATTACTACCGGGTTTGATTTCATAACCAGGAGTTTGATTGAATTTCTGAGGAATTTGGGGCAAGATAGAAGCGATCGCACTATCAACAGTACTATCTTGCTGCCAAAGGTATTGGGTTAATAAATAAGTAAAAATACCAGCACGAAAACCATTAATATTCACTTCTCGCGCCAATTGTTGAGGATTGGTAGCGGCTAAAACCATACCTTTAGCAACCCCTGCACGATAACCCTTAACAAATGCCTCTGGCGACATTTTCAACCGTGATAACCACTGTTCCTGATAAGTTTTTTCCTCAGCAGAAACTAGCACATTCTTGCCACCAGCACGGGATCTCACTCGTCCGTCCCGTGTTGCACCTCCAGAAAAACAACTATCTAACACCGCAGTCACGTTTTCTGTAGACAATGCAGACATCAATAAATATAGAGTATGTCCCATAATATCTTTGACTGTCCCCCCAGTATGAGGATATCCAGCCGGTAGAGAACTATCCACAGGGACAAAAGTACCATTAAGACCCTCTTGATTTTTTGTATCTACCGCAATGGGTTTAGGGTCAAAAACGCGTGAACCATGTCCCGAATAGTGATAAACAACCACATCTCCAGGCTTGGCTTGCTTAATTAAATGTTCTTCAAACGCTTCTAAAATACCTTGGCGATTCGCTTTTTCGTCCGGCAAAATATAAATGTCTTGAGGATTAAAACCAAAGCGATGGGTGAGGAGATGGCTTTGTAACTCCAGATCGTTAAGACACCCTTCTAAAGGTTGGGATGAATATTGGTTGATACCAACAAGTAAAGCAAGTTTGCGCGGAGTACTTTGAGCAAGGACTTTGCCGTAGTTTTGCGCCTCTTCTAGAAATGATAGCTGGTTTAATCCTAAAGTAGCTAAGGCTGAACCAGCGAAATATAAGAAATGGCGACGAGAAATAGAAGACATAAGTAGCTAAGATGGGTTTTCTGGCAACTGGAAAGATGGGAACAAGAAAGAGAGCTTTTTAGCAGGTTTCCACCGTGAGTTTCGACGAGTCTTACAGTAAGTAGGGCTTGCTTAATAAAGCTAAAACATAGATATATCAAGAGTCGGAAGGTTAAAAAGGTAAATCAGGTGCAAGGAATAAGCATTGAAACTACCAAAAACCTATCACTGGATCTGATTCAAGACGATTCTTCTCTTCTTCTAATTCTTCCTCCTGACTCCTAGCCCTGACGGAAAGACTTTTATGCCTAACGGCACGCTACGCGGTAAGCGAAGCTATGCCCGCAGGGCTTTACAGCAAACCCTAAGTAGCATCATAGTAGAAAGTAAGAATAGCACCTTCCTTAGAGACGAAACAGTTCGCAAATGTTTCCCTTTCTGTCAATTTGCAGTTTTTTTTGATCAAGCTGCGGAAATACTAGCGGTAATACGTTAGTCTGTTGAAAAACAGCAGCAACAGATTTTTTTATAACTCTATGACTACCAAAACTCACCCTATCAATCCGCAGAATTGGTTGCAGAGTGTTAGCATCATCAACCGTGCCAATAAAATTTTAATGGGAATAATTGCGGCTGTCCCTATGGCTTTAGCCTTACCAGTACAGGCTTTAGAAGTACAGATCATCCCTAACAAACCACGATTAGGAGATACTTTATCGGTAGTAATTGACTTAGAGAGTCAAGATAAGCCTGGTATTCCTATGGTAACAGTGGGAGAGAAAACATATCCAGCCTTTGAAATTTCTCCAAATAAATACCGTTCTTTCATTCCTACCACTCCACTGGAAAAACCTGGAGTTAGAAAAGTGACAATAGCCGGAGAAGGTCAGCGACAAAGGAACTTAGCCGTGTACGTAGGCGATCGCAAATTCCCCATCCAACGCATTACCTTACCCCCTGGAAAAGCTGGAGTCCAAGCCACAGAACTTGAACTTAACCGTGTTGCCGCTTTCAAAGCCCTGCAAACACCTCAAAAATACTGGAATGGTGTTTTCCTGACACCAAATAAAGGCAGGATGACCACAACTTATGGTGTACGTCGCTACTATAATGGTAAATTTGCAAATGATTACTACCATCGTGGCTTAGACTATGCTGGTGCATCTGGTTCCGCTGTAATTGCCCCAGCTGCTGGACGGGTTGCTTTAGTAGGTACAGTATCCGCAGGTTTCCGAGTTCATGGTAACATAGTTGGCATTGACCACGGTCAAGGAGTAACCAGCGTTTTTATGCACCTAAGTCGCATTAATGTCAAAGAAGGTGATTTAGTAAAAGCTGGACAACTTATTGGTGGTGTAGGTTCAACGGGTGCTTCCACAGGGCCTCACTTACACTGGGGTTTATACGTTAATGGGCAATCCATTGACCCACAATCCTGGAAAAACAAGGTGGTTGACTAGATAATTCATAATTCATAATTCGTAATTAAAATCATAATTATGAATTATGAAGATCGCTTAAATTTAATCGTGATAATTGATAATTATGAGTATTGAAAAAATTGTAGAACAAGCTCTCCTGGATGGTTATCTAACACCAGCAATGGAAGCCGAAGTCGGACGAATTTGTGACAACGCCTCGGATCTTTCAATTGAAGAGTACATGGCGCTTGATCGACTTATGGGGTCATTGTTGACTGGTGAAGTAGTAGCAGTACCGCGCAAACAATTTATTAACGTCATGGAAGAATTGGTACTGACTGAGGTGATCGCTAAAGTAGCAGAAATTGAAGCCAGTTGTGAAAGTTCTCTGGATGTGGGGGATATCACAGCTTATGCCCTCAACCGTCTGCCACCCTTATATGCGACGACAGAGGAAGGTGCAAAGTACCAACGTAAACGTGCCAAGACAGAACTTTATGAATTTATTTCTCAGCAAGTAGGGGAAGCAATAGATCGTTACTTAGACCAACCGAATTTCTTCCCAGAACGTCAAGCCCTGAGCAAAAGCACCGGAAACGAAGTTTTACATCAAGTCAGTACCTTACTCCAAGTTTACGCGCCTAATTTTGAACAAAAATAACATTATTGGGCATTGGTCATTAGTTCTTGAAGAAAAAACTAATGACTTTGCTCAGTTGCCGTTTCAGTTACGCACCAATACTGGCGTGCCTATATCTACCTGGCTATATAACATTTTGACATCAGAATTACGCATTCTTAAGCAACCATGAGACACAGCTGCTCCCACTAAATCGGTGTTAGGTGTGCCATGAAAGCCAATTTCGTTGCGTCCATCTGACCAAAAACCAATCCATCTGTCTCCCAAAGGACTATCAGTACCTGGTTCAAATACTTTGCCAGTAATGGGATGCCGCCAAATTGGATGGTGTTCCATGTGCATGACTTGAAAATCACCCGTGGGCGTTTCCCAGCCTTTTTTACCTACAGCAATAGGGTAACTAGCTATTACTTGATCATAGCGATAAACATAGACACGGCGATCGCTTAAATTAACTACCACTTGTGTCTGACTAGATCCTAGTCCTTGGACAGATTTGGCTTGAGCCACACCCGGAAAGAAAAAACCTTTGGGACTATTATTTGTCTTCTGATTTTCTTCTTTTCTGGGAACTACCAACTTTGTCTGTTTTGGTGTAACCGCAGTATTAGCTACATCTTTGTTTCCTTGTCCCAATTTAGCCTTTGGCTTTGCAGGGGCTACAGATTCAGCTAAAGCAGGTTCCCCAATGCCAATGCCTTCAGAACGATTTTTATTAGAGTCGGTGCGGGGGGTAGAATTTTGCCTTAATGTAGTGGATGCAGACTGATTTAACTGTCCTGTCGTTTTCATAATGTGCCAATGGACAGCCAAAGATAAAATTGCTGTACCAAAACACAGGAACATTACCATCCGCGCTACAGATTCATTTCTTGCCATTGCCATCGCTTATTGTTTATCCCTGACATACCTGGCTGACCGTGAATGACTAATTGCCTGTTGTGAACAGCCAACTAGCAAAAAACTTATCAAAAATTTTCATTTTTCTCATGCATTTGCCAATACTTCCATGATTTGTAAATACTGACTTTTGTCAAGCCCTAGTGGTCATTTGTAAATCTGAACACAATTTTCCCTATTATGGCTAATTCTCAAAAGAATTTGAAACCAGCCTTTTTTTTCTTCTAGGGACTCTCCCTAATGGAAAATGACAGAAATAACTACTCAGTTTTAAAAGCCTCAAAAGCTGATGAAACAAGAAATCTGCCTCTTTGCCTCCTGCAAGACCGTTTGCCTCCATAAATAATAAGGTTGGCTTCTACAAGAAAGGGTATCTTTTCTTATATTTCCGTGTTCCGGTCATAAATCCGTCACCTACCGCAGGAACTTCTGACAAATGATCAAGTCTAATAGAAGGGGATGAATTAACGCCAGTACGATCTATGAGTCAATCGATTACTGTATCCTGGTCAGCTGTTGATGCAACTTATTCGGAAGCATCGGTGCAAGTTGACAAACTCTCAAATCACGATCTCATTTTGCGCTGTCAAGCAGGATTGCGTCCAGAGCGCGCTGCCTTTGCAGAACTGTTACGACGCTATCAGACTCAGGTCGATAGGGTGTTATACCATCTAGCTCCTGATTGGTCTGACAGAGCCGATTTAGCCCAAGAAGTTTGGATTCGTGTGTATCGGAATATCAACCGATTACAAGAACCTGCTAAATTTCGAGGCTGGTTAAGCCGGATTGCTACCAACTTGTTTTATGACGAGTTGCGTAAACGTAAGCGATTTGTTAGTCCCCTATCACTAGATGCTCCCCGCTCGGTAGAAGATGGTGAGATGGACTGGGAAATTGCTGGCGATACACCCGGCCCTGAGGAAGAACTGACAACTAGAGAATTTTACGAACAACTGCGAGAAGCGATCGCTGATTTACCAGAGGTGTTCCGTACTACTATTGTCTTAAGAGAAATTGAAGGGATGGCATATGAAGAAATTGCCGAAATCACCGGGGTTTCCTTAGGAACTGTCAAGTCGAGAATAGCTAGAGCTAGATCCAGATTGCAAACCCAGTTGCAAATTTATCTAGATAACTAAAATTGCAATATCTTTCCTCAATTCCAAGGCAGAATTTAAGAAATATTAAGAATATCGGAAAAATACACATTTTTTCTGCCATTTAGGAGCAAAATTGCTTAAATTCCCAAATTTATTCGCTGTGTTTTCCCGTGTATGAATTGGTAAAAACGTTAAGATGAATACTGATTCTCAATTTTACGACCGTTCCCACTCACAACTTCCTTCGGATGTCTCAGATGGAATGGCTAATCATACCAATGAATCAACGGGTGCTATGGATATACAGAAGCGAGATAGCCTACGACACAGCGAAGCTGACCGCTTCGAGTTATTGAGTGCTTACCTTGATGGCGAAGTCACAGCAGTTGAACGTAGGCAAGTAGAAGAATGGCTGGCAAATGATAACTCAGTCAAATGCTTGTATCAGAGACTATTAAAACTGAGGCAAGGTCTAAAAACCATACCACTGCCAGAAGAGCAAAATTCAGCAGAGGAAACATTCAAGCAAGTCTGGAAACGCTTACGTTGCCGTTCTCAGTTAATTTGGATGGTAGGTAGTGCAGCCGCAGCTGCTTGTGTTGTGGGGACAATATCTGGATTAATTCCAGGTAGTGGCTCAAAAATGCAATTAGCACAACAGCAAATACAACCAATAGCTGCAACCACACAGCCAGCAGTTTCTACTTCACCGCTGATGGTAGCCTTAAACAACCCAGTCATTGAAATTCCCAAAACAGCAATAGCTTCCCCAAAAAAGCCAAGTAATCAGTCCGAGACTCCGGTAAAAGACACAGAGTTAGACATCAACTAATCAATTTACCCTGAGCGTTAACTACTCCAACAGCCATCTAGTTGGAGAAATTTTTTTATTCATCAAGTATACCCAAGCCCAATTATTTTTCAAGTTCCCGTAGTTGCCGAAATATCAATTAACCAGCGCACTGTTTGCGGGAAAATAATCACAATTAATAACACAATAAACTGTAAAATCATAAAAGGAATAGCACTTTTATGAATATCAAAGGTACTCACTTCTTTAGGGGCAACACTTTGTAAATAAAACAAAGAAAAGCCCACAGGTGGAGAAATAAACGCCGTTTGTAAATTAATCGCCATTACCACCCCAAACCAAACCATATCAATATTTAAAGCCTGGGCTGCTGGCACAAATAAAGGCATAGCAATAAAGCAAATTTCAATAAATTCAAGGAAAACTCCAAGAGCAAAAATTGCTAAATTGCTAACAATTAAAAATGCCCAATATCCTCCTGGCAAACCCGTTAATAAATTAGTAATAAGAGTTTTGCCACCTAAAGCATCAAACACCAAACTAAACATAGAAGAACAAAACAAAATCATCACCACTAAAGATGTAATCACTGCGGTAGAATGAGCAGCATCACGAATTAATTGTGGTGTGAGACGTTTATTAAAAGCTGCAAGAACAGAAGCCCCAACCGCACCGACAGCCCCTGCTTCTGTGGGAGTGGCAACACCAAAGAAAATACTGCCTAATACTGCAAAAATTAAAATAATCGGGGGAACAACGGCTTTAAAAACTTGTTTAATTAATTGACTACCTTTGGGAATTACCACATCAGCAGGAATAGGTGGAACTTTCTCTGGTTGAAAAAAGGCTAGTCCTAAGATATAGAGAATATAAGAACCAGATAACATTAATCCGGGAATTAATGCCCCTAAAAATAAATCCCCTACAGAAACACCAATTTGATCGCTAAGAATTACTAATACTAAACTAGGAGGAATTAACTGGGCTAAAGTACCGGAAGCAACTATTACCCCCGCAGCTAATTGTTTATCATAGCCATAGCGTAACATTACAGGTAATGATAACATCCCCATGACAATTACTGTGGCGGCGACGACTCCGGTTGTAGCAGCTAAAACAGTTCCCACTAAGACAACTGCTAAAGCTAACCCTCCCCGAACACGACTTAAAATAATGCCAATAGTTTCTAATAACTCCTCAGCTAATCCTGACTTTTCTAAAACTGCACCTAGAAAAACAAAAAAGGGAATAGCTAATAGAGTAAAATTCGACATTGTACCAAACCAACTATTAGGTAATAGTAGCAGCCGACTGGGATTAAAAGCCCCTAC includes:
- a CDS encoding caspase family protein; this translates as MSSISRRHFLYFAGSALATLGLNQLSFLEEAQNYGKVLAQSTPRKLALLVGINQYSSQPLEGCLNDLELQSHLLTHRFGFNPQDIYILPDEKANRQGILEAFEEHLIKQAKPGDVVVYHYSGHGSRVFDPKPIAVDTKNQEGLNGTFVPVDSSLPAGYPHTGGTVKDIMGHTLYLLMSALSTENVTAVLDSCFSGGATRDGRVRSRAGGKNVLVSAEEKTYQEQWLSRLKMSPEAFVKGYRAGVAKGMVLAATNPQQLAREVNINGFRAGIFTYLLTQYLWQQDSTVDSAIASILPQIPQKFNQTPGYEIKPGSNYKSQPLFFVNNPAPTGNAVVTAVADNRVSLWLGGANLAVLDQGTEFKVVNGTGKVTLLNRKGLVGEATGVGVVKTGMVLRQVTD
- a CDS encoding M23 family metallopeptidase, which translates into the protein MTTKTHPINPQNWLQSVSIINRANKILMGIIAAVPMALALPVQALEVQIIPNKPRLGDTLSVVIDLESQDKPGIPMVTVGEKTYPAFEISPNKYRSFIPTTPLEKPGVRKVTIAGEGQRQRNLAVYVGDRKFPIQRITLPPGKAGVQATELELNRVAAFKALQTPQKYWNGVFLTPNKGRMTTTYGVRRYYNGKFANDYYHRGLDYAGASGSAVIAPAAGRVALVGTVSAGFRVHGNIVGIDHGQGVTSVFMHLSRINVKEGDLVKAGQLIGGVGSTGASTGPHLHWGLYVNGQSIDPQSWKNKVVD
- a CDS encoding late competence development ComFB family protein is translated as MSIEKIVEQALLDGYLTPAMEAEVGRICDNASDLSIEEYMALDRLMGSLLTGEVVAVPRKQFINVMEELVLTEVIAKVAEIEASCESSLDVGDITAYALNRLPPLYATTEEGAKYQRKRAKTELYEFISQQVGEAIDRYLDQPNFFPERQALSKSTGNEVLHQVSTLLQVYAPNFEQK
- a CDS encoding L,D-transpeptidase, with the translated sequence MAMARNESVARMVMFLCFGTAILSLAVHWHIMKTTGQLNQSASTTLRQNSTPRTDSNKNRSEGIGIGEPALAESVAPAKPKAKLGQGNKDVANTAVTPKQTKLVVPRKEENQKTNNSPKGFFFPGVAQAKSVQGLGSSQTQVVVNLSDRRVYVYRYDQVIASYPIAVGKKGWETPTGDFQVMHMEHHPIWRHPITGKVFEPGTDSPLGDRWIGFWSDGRNEIGFHGTPNTDLVGAAVSHGCLRMRNSDVKMLYSQVDIGTPVLVRN
- a CDS encoding sigma-70 family RNA polymerase sigma factor; this encodes MSQSITVSWSAVDATYSEASVQVDKLSNHDLILRCQAGLRPERAAFAELLRRYQTQVDRVLYHLAPDWSDRADLAQEVWIRVYRNINRLQEPAKFRGWLSRIATNLFYDELRKRKRFVSPLSLDAPRSVEDGEMDWEIAGDTPGPEEELTTREFYEQLREAIADLPEVFRTTIVLREIEGMAYEEIAEITGVSLGTVKSRIARARSRLQTQLQIYLDN
- a CDS encoding anti-sigma factor family protein translates to MNTDSQFYDRSHSQLPSDVSDGMANHTNESTGAMDIQKRDSLRHSEADRFELLSAYLDGEVTAVERRQVEEWLANDNSVKCLYQRLLKLRQGLKTIPLPEEQNSAEETFKQVWKRLRCRSQLIWMVGSAAAAACVVGTISGLIPGSGSKMQLAQQQIQPIAATTQPAVSTSPLMVALNNPVIEIPKTAIASPKKPSNQSETPVKDTELDIN
- a CDS encoding TRAP transporter large permease translates to MGFEWLAILMFIGFFFILMSGFPVAFSFAGTAIIFGLIGTAVGAFNPSRLLLLPNSWFGTMSNFTLLAIPFFVFLGAVLEKSGLAEELLETIGIILSRVRGGLALAVVLVGTVLAATTGVVAATVIVMGMLSLPVMLRYGYDKQLAAGVIVASGTLAQLIPPSLVLVILSDQIGVSVGDLFLGALIPGLMLSGSYILYILGLAFFQPEKVPPIPADVVIPKGSQLIKQVFKAVVPPIILIFAVLGSIFFGVATPTEAGAVGAVGASVLAAFNKRLTPQLIRDAAHSTAVITSLVVMILFCSSMFSLVFDALGGKTLITNLLTGLPGGYWAFLIVSNLAIFALGVFLEFIEICFIAMPLFVPAAQALNIDMVWFGVVMAINLQTAFISPPVGFSLFYLQSVAPKEVSTFDIHKSAIPFMILQFIVLLIVIIFPQTVRWLIDISATTGT